The following coding sequences are from one Pocillopora verrucosa isolate sample1 chromosome 5, ASM3666991v2, whole genome shotgun sequence window:
- the LOC131776833 gene encoding uncharacterized protein PF3D7_1120000-like, which produces MLDAPPPNYMFNTKLAPQPPSLKYVSQSMAENVAFTLDIPFPMLKAWNEFLDKQENEGTEEEEHVDGELTQGPITLDVFQKRMRKKYKTYIDLFELIIPCKLFSIRKSEEVGKELNESPRKFASSVKSQYKQIRGRKGLALNSKIKKFHVFERHVQSVAELERENEQLKELNSSLHEEIEEWKSNYANLEEEKRKMLHEMQAEIRTLQDDVEKAETTNKELIDYIERLQTAQQDYKGKGISQVKKKSRTLKTFMTRAQTALWFAKSFALEIESIAMKEVQTGSKHNVKMASDEQQENTATGFDSLSEEEKEKVDKILFLLDKFCVGDSFYHEFSMYNDLPKSYLIKQRRTQLNDMCHIVSTPGRAEVAEISFKELLKERVQNLINQSPEFDFENESVKVKISGDGARMTRNTTFFILSFALLQNNSHLMSARGNNTIAILKGSENYETLKESFANVFSDIDDLNSMAKITINGKEIKLEFFLGGDYKFILIMLGLKGATSFYACAWRKVHKDKRWDMNHEEDFYNKPPLQRTPKELKELSKKGRENFCCEHEPLLNIELDHVILDELHLLLRVVDVLLNNLLEDVLQWDKKDDLNKKRGEKKGVHRERLQAAIRSCGVSFDIWEKTNADGKGLGTYDFTSLLGNDKKQLLRELPGKILSVVQTSTSNTVKKIWKDFRELSTFIGIGQNSDKQMTDFFEMAKSWVNLFISVRDKRKGYERA; this is translated from the coding sequence GGACGCACCTCCTCCCAACTATATGTTTAATACGAAATTGGCACCACAACCTCCTTCACTGAAATATGTCTCACAGTCCATGGCGGAAAATGTTGCATTTACCTTAGACATACCTTTCCCTATGCTTAAAGCTTGGAATGAATTCcttgataaacaagaaaatgaagggaCAGAGGAAGAAGAACACGTGGATGGTGAACTGACGCAAGGTCCGATCACGCTGGATGTATTTCAGAAACGTatgaggaaaaaatataaaacttacaTAGACTTGTTTGAACTTATTATTCCTTGCAAACTGTTTTCTATCAGAAAATCGGAAGAAGTGGGAAAAGAGTTGAATGAATCGCCGCGAAAATTTGCTTCTTCTGTGAAGTCTCAATACAAGCAGATCAGGGGGAGAAAGGGCCTTGCCCTGAActcgaaaataaaaaagttccaTGTGTTTGAGAGACATGTTCAGTCAGTGGCAGAGCTGGAGAGGGAAAATGAACAACTAAAGGAGTTGAACTCTTCCCtgcatgaagaaattgaagagtGGAAATCAAACTATGCAAATTTggaggaagaaaagagaaaaatgcttCATGAAATGCAAGCTGAAATAAGAACACTTCAAGATGATGTTGAAAAAGCTGAGACCACAAATAAAGAATTAATTGATTATATTGAACGCCTGCAGACAGCTCAGCAAGACTACAAGGGGAAAGGCATTtctcaagtaaagaaaaagtcgAGGACTTTGAAGACTTTCATGACAAGAGCTCAGACAGCACTGTGGTTTGCCAAGTCCTTTGCACTAGAAATTGAGTCAATTGCCATGAAAGAAGTCCAGACTGGAAGCAAGCATAATGTAAAAATGGCCAGTGATGAGCAGCAAGAAAACACTGCCACAGGGTTTGACTCCCtttcagaagaggaaaaagaaaaagtagataaaattttatttcttttagacAAATTTTGTGTGGGGGACTCATTTTATCATGAGTTCTCAATGTATAATGATCTTCCAAAATCATATCTAATTAAGCAACGGCGAACACAACTAAATGACATGTGCCATATTGTATCTACACCTGGGAGGGCTGAGGTTGCAGAAATCTCATTCAAGGAACTTCTCAAGGAAAGGGTGCAAAATTTAATCAACCAAAGTCcagaatttgattttgaaaatgaaagtgttaaaGTTAAAATATCAGGGGATGGGGCAAGGATGACTCGCAATACaacctttttcattctttcttttgctttgttgcAAAATAACAGTCATTTAATGTCAGCAAGGGGAAATAACACAATCGCCATTTTGAAGGGCTCAGAAAATTATGAAACACTGAAGGAGTCATTTGCTAATGTATTTTCAGACATAGATGATCTAAATTCAATGGCCAAAATCACAATTAAtgggaaagaaattaaacttgaaTTCTTTTTGGGGGGagattataaattcattttaatcatgttgGGTCTCAAAGGTGCCACCTCATTCTATGCTTGTGCCTGGCGCAAAGTTCACAAAGATAAAAGATGGGATATGAACCATGAGGAAGATTTTTACAATAAGCCACCATTGCAAAGAACaccaaaagaattaaaagaattatCAAAAAAGGGCAGAGAAAATTTTTGCTGTGAACATGAGCCTCTATTAAACATTGAGTTAGATCATGTAATTTTAGACGAATTGCACCTTTTACTTAGAGTAGTTGATGTGTTACTAAATAATTTACTGGAGGATGTATTACAGTGGgacaaaaaagatgatttaaataAGAAAAGGGGAGAAAAGAAAGGTGTTCATCGAGAGAGGCTGCAGGCTGCAATACGCTCATGTGGGGTTAGTTTTGATATCTGGGAAAAAACCAATGCTGATGGAAAGGGATTAGGCACCTATGATTTTACAAGTTTGCTTGGGAATGACAAAAAGCAACTCCTGAGAGAGCTCCCAGGCAAAATTTTAAGTGTTGTTCAGACTTCAACTTCAAATACTGTCAAGAAAATATGGAAAGACTTTAGGGAACTATCTACATTTATTGGAATTGGTCAAAATTCAGATAAGCaaatgacagatttttttgAAATGGCTAAAAGCTGGGTAAAccttttcatttctgtaagAGACAAAAGAAAGGGCTATGAACGTGCATGA